Within Brienomyrus brachyistius isolate T26 chromosome 20, BBRACH_0.4, whole genome shotgun sequence, the genomic segment GTGTTGATTTATTTATCCTTCATTATTAATTGATTGAAGTGTTACTAATTCACACATATATTTTGGTAGAGAAGTTCAATTTTAGAAGTTTTTTtacaagaaaaaataataacattaagaaaataaactgtcagaaaaaagcaccagtttgtacctttggtGGTACAATGACTTGTTACTGGGGCTGTACGCCCAAGGATCTGCCAGctgtaccctagctgtaggtaaatgtacattCAAAGGTACAGGATTGGACTCTGAGGATCATTTTTGTACTActggggtacattaatgttgtttgtatttTGGGGTACAAAACTGTACCAGGACTGTAtagtttttttctgacagtgtacacTGCACAGTACCCATTTATAATGAAACTATGTGACACTGAAAATGTTTTCATAAATTTCATTGAATGTCACATTTGATtaaaaccccccacccccttttaaaatcttggtgtaGAAAGTAGGTCAAATACCAAGGAATATGTGTAGGTTCCATACGAAAACGACGAATGACGGTTCCTCATATGACTTAAAGGACACGTTTAAATGGGCATTTAAACATTCGatgtttatatatttcattgttccTATAGTACATAATCAGTGTTGACTGCAAAGGTGCGTCTGTAAAATGTGATTATTCCATTGTAAAGCGAAAAATCCAAGCCTACgtcctttattttaaaaataaccatATTAATATACACTCTGAGAAGAATAAGGAACCTCGCAGTTATATTCTTCACATCGAAAATATGGTCAGGTGACCTAGTTAATTTTATATATCTActctaaaatataaatatagcgAGCATATAATTCAATCTATTTAAGAAATGTAGCATTGCGGAACTAATATTTGATTATTATATGTTTCCATCCGGGCATTTGAAGAAGTGAGTCttatagaaaaaaaatgatttcattttttaCTTCCTGTATCAAAGGTGGCAAGAGGGACGTTTGGAAGGTGTGAGGGGTAAGAGAAACGTTTCACATGGCAATTTCATATTTCGTTTTCCCCCTTCCAGAATGTTCCATGCTTGTAATGTCTTGTGCATAACTAGTTAAAATCTCTACGGTTTGTTTAAACGAGGCTTGGTTAGTGATATTTGTAGTTGCTTAGTGGTTAGCTAACCTGCTAATTAAGGTCATTGCTTTCAGTTTTGTTACCGGCAGCTAGCTTCGTAGCTGGGCTCGTTGTggaagaaataaaacaaaatagagcTTAGTCAAAAACCGTAAATAGAAATCAAACATTTCAGCTAGCTAGTGCAGTTCGTTTGATTAGCCTTGTTAGCAGTACACTGTGTTCCTATAGTTTAAACTGTTTATTGTCTATTTTTTGATAAAGAAATGAAATTTAATATTCTGatgaatttttattaattaGACCTTCGGGAAGCTAATAGCTGTAATGCTCATTTCTCAAGTTGGCTTTCATAATTCCTGTGGGTCCATTATGTTGGTTATTGCTACCTTTCATGACCGGTGAGAGCTTCATCGTGCAGTTGTAGAAAAAAAACCACAAGAATACGCAAAATTTTATGCAACTTAAACTCGGATCACTAGAGGACTGCGCGGGACAGTTAACCTGTATGGGGGAGCAATGTACAGAACTTGCAGGGGCAATTCGGATTGAAGGAATGAaaactaattttttttttaattcacagaTAAGTTGGAAACGATGGTACTGAAAGAGATTCCTGCCGAAAATCTAACTCGGCCTCTAGGTCGTAATGAAGTAATAGGTTTACTGTTTAGGCTTACAATTTTTGGTGCAGTGACGTATTTTACCATTAAGTGGATGGTAGATGCGATTGACCCTACGCGGAAACAAAAAGTTGAAGCTCAGAAACAGGTAAGATTCGGTTCTAAGTACGTTTCAGTTATACTCTTATGCGAACGTGTACAAAATGTACCTAAAACTATTTGAACTTGTTTCCTGATGCCTGTTTGGGCCGTGGGTACGATGTGTTCTCTCTTGAACGGCTGCCGTGTAAAGCAGACGCCGTGACCACGAAAACGTGTTGCCTTATTGGGTTTGTTCTCTCCAGGCTGAGAAACTTATGAGGCAGATCGGAGTGAAGAACGTGAAATTATCCGAGTATGAGATGAGTATTGCTGCCCACTTAGTGGACCCGCTAAGCATGCAGGTAAGTGTACTTTCTCAGTTTTAACGTAAGTACGCGGGAGCAGGCCAGCATTCAGTGTTGGGTAGTTTACACAAAGTAGAAAATGAAAATGTTCCCAATACAAACATGAATTCAAATAATATACAGCGGTGACACTTGGGCGATGGGAGAATTTTCAGTCTGTTCTTGACGCAGAGTGGAAATGGCGACACCTAGCGACGCTGTGAGGGGAAAAGTCGGAGTCTCGGTATTTTTCGCACAAGTGGGGGACGTTATGTGCGCTGTGAAACATGAACAAATAAAGTAGCGTGAAAGAGCATCTGAAACGGAAACATGGTGTGATGTTGGTCTCTGTGATTTTCACGCATACCTACCTCACAACAAACACGATGGAAGCCTATCCCCCACTTTAACGTGAAGTATACTCAAAGAGGAGTCGTATTTTAATTTTGCTTGTCACCGGTCAATTATGGCTGTAAATTTTATGCACAGTGAATAGTGAAAGAATTGGTGGTTTCTTTTTAGTAGTAAAAAACACTCCTGAAATTGACATGTTTCCTGTACAAATTTGCAACCTGCAGTTGTCCGGAATTTTCCCCTGGTTTTCCTGATAACCTCCCTAACCTCATAATTATTCTGTAGCAAGTAAAAGCTATCGAGACAGAGAGATGTACCACTCTGTACCACTCTTAGAGTAGAGAAATTTCGGCTATGAAGTGGATGAAAAAGGCGAACCCCTAAGCACAGCAGCAGCGATGTGTAAGCGCTGTTTTAAAGTCTGTTTTGCAAATGGAGGCAATAGGTCACACCTGGCCCAACATCTGTCGGACAATCGTCCTGGAGACTATGGGCAGAAGACAGAGAGTAACCAAAGATGGGACTCctatccatcgcagggcacattcacacacctatTATTGTTGACCTGTGTTTTTAACTAAtgcttaaattttattttaatatttagtaTAATGTCTGTTTTGGTTTTTCCATTAATAATGTGCTTGCATTTGCATTTGTGGTAATTAGCTTTGTTCTCAGGAGTTTTCTGATGTCGTCCTCTTTACCTTCCGAACAAAAACgcacaaaaaacacaaaaattaaTTACCAGCGTTCCCAGTTTTGTATACTTCCTACTGTGGCGTACTTGCAGAAAGCTGAGAGAGTGGTGCTTGTTCACAGTTTTGGCCCGTTTTTGAATGTCTTAGATCAATTGGAGTGACATCGCTGGCCTGGATGACGTCATCACCGAGCTGAAGGACACCGTCATTCTTCCCATCCGGAAACGGCATCTATTCGAGAACTCGCGGCTGCTTCAGCCTCCTAAAGGTGTGGTCCTCTTTCGACGGTCCCCTGTTTAACGATTTTGCCCTTCTCAGGATGGCTGCCTCTAATTGTGCAACAAAGATTCAGTGACTTTGCAAGTAGGTCTGAGGGACAAGTTGGGTTGAAGTCAACAATACAGCTTTCAAGTCTTAAAGACCAATTAAGTTGCTTCCCTGACTCTGAAGCGTGTCTGAACTGCCTTTTCCAGGTGTGCTGTTGTATGGACCTCCAGGCTGTGGCAAAACTCTGATTGCCAAAGCCACTGCCAGGGAAGCCGGCTTCCGCTTCATCAATCTTCAACCATCCACCCTGACTGACAAGTGGTACGGAGAGTCTCAGAAGCTTGCTGCAGCCGTCTTTTCGTTGGCGATAAAGCTGCAGCCCTCCATCATATTCATCGATGAGATCGGTGAGTCCCATTCGGCTTTGGCCCTCCCCGTCTGTCATCGGCGGTCTTCTCATGCCCCTCCTTCCTCTCCCGTGTCTCAGACTCCTTTCTAAGGAGCCGTTCCAGCTCCGATCATGAGGCTACGGCTATGATGAAGGCCCAGTTCATGAGCTTGTGGGACGGCCTGGACACAGATTTCAACTGCCAGGTGATTCTCTCATTTAGTCCCAGAAGCGACCTTAAAGTGGTGACAGGCAGGGTTAGGTGATCTAAATTGTGATCGATCTTCCCAAAACTGTCAAGAATATCCAGACTCGAACAAGCCTAAGGACTTAAAATACCATAATGCAGCAAAGACACTTTTGAAAATGGTCATTTAATCCCACACtaaactttatttttaatatcaaaaTTGTGTTGGATGTTTCCTTTTTAAGGTGGTTGAAAATCTTTGTAGTATTACCTCTGGAAGTGCGGAATGTGGCCCAGCAAAGTTTACAGATAACTTAGCTTTGTGAAATAACCAAACCACTGCCACACTACTGACATCTTGCCCTTTTTTCCTGCCTGCTCCTCATCTGCCATGCTGATAGCTCACATTGAATTATTTTTCAAATGCATCACTCATGAAGGAGACCCTGTGATAGCGACACATGATATACTTTGGGCAGTCGGCATCCAGTAGGAAGTAGGATCTTCAATATTGATCACTTATTAAAATTGTCAGATCACGCACCCCTTAGTGACAATGAATTGTATAGCTTTAATCCTTTGGGTGATGGATGGAGAGGCCAGATCTGAAGATGATTTCTGTCCACTTTAGGTTATCATAATGGGAGCCACCAACCGCCCACAGGACCTCGACTCTGCTATTTTGAGGAGGATGCCCACGCGGTTTCACATCAACCAACCGGTGAGCGCATTGCACTCATATCTGACCAATGATAACTAATGTGGTGTTCTAGGTCATTATGCTGattattttattgaattatggaCTCGGTGTAAAAGTTATTTAATTGGTTCGGTGTGTGGCTCTCTGTGTTTGGACTCCGtgcctctgatcagaaggtcactggttcaagtcccatagCCAGAAGTATGATGCCACCATTGGGCTCTTGAGAAAGACCCTTAACCCACATTGCTGCATGGACTGGTAGACCCAGTtctctgatcctcacttgtACAATGCTTTGGATAGAAGCATCTAAACGAAAATCGAAATGTCAGTTCCATGGATCTCGTGCCCAGACTCTTACGCAGCGCGTTGGCTCACcgtgaatgttttatttttcttgcaGAACGTAAGGCAAAGGGAAGAAATTTTGAGACTCATTTTGCATAATGAAAATGTAAGTTGTCATCTTTCTCCACTTAAGCATGTGTGTCTTTAGACTTGGTCGAAGAGATGTCGCATGCCGTTTTTCACTtggtagtagtaataataaatacattttatttatatagcacttctaCAAGATATCGAAGACGCTGAGAGAATGACGTTTAGAAATGAAGATTAGCtaggttttttttctgttggTGTCAGAATGCTTCAGCTAGGTGTCAACCGTGCCCTTTCAGTTTGAAATGACCACACTGACAACATTGTAAATAATGCAAAGAATTTATACCGAGGTGTGTCACATTGAATGTGCTCTATTCTCTGTGACTTCTGTTCGACATGGTGATTTTCCGTAGGTCGAGCATCTTGTTGACCTGGTTGAGGTTGCCAAGGAGACAGAGGGGTTCTCTGGAAGTGACCTCCGTGAGATGTGCCGGGACGCTGCACTGACCTGCGTGCGGGATTTCGTCCACAGTAACGAGGAAAACCGGTACAACGTCTGTTTCACTCCCTCTTCCATACAAAAATACACATGCTACAGTTTCAAATCTGAAAGTAAAAAGTCTGGCTTAAAAGCAGGCAAATTAGTCGTCAGGTTCTTCCTCTCTTTACCTTAATGCCCCACGTTACAGGGGCTCTCACTTGGGTCCTGGTGCGTCTTGCCTCTCCAGGGCTGAGGAGGACTACATTCGGCCAATCCAGCAGCTGGATCTGCAGAGGGCCATACAGAAGATGAGGAAGTCGAAGCTGGCTGGGTCGCAGAACATCCTGGTGCACGCTGCCCTGGACTGAGCTGACTGAGGTGTTACTCTGCCATTCAATTTCTAGAGGAGAAGATTCTCCCgcaatttttcttttatttgggtTTTATGTTTCATGTACTGTACATTAAGCACGGGCTTCAGAGTAGAGTGGATCACTTCCTAAGATTCCCCACTGGGGAACGAGGAAAAGGCTACAGTACCTTTTGGGTTTGAGGCCCCCGGCCATCCGCAGTGTTCTCCAGTCTCGGCAGTTCGTTACACTTGGCatctttctcattttttttgagaactttattttttgttgaggCATAGCTGTGCGGTAACGGTGCATGTATGGCCTCTCATACTTTATCACACCATAAGAATAAGGAAGCTTACAGTGGGGTTTGTGTCTAGTAGGTTCagttagctggggggggggggagcatgatTTTTGTAAATTGGTGCAAGATAAATgatagttaaaaaaataaaataaaatccttTCCATGTGGCAGACAAAAGGTATCGATGCAAAATTTTAAGATTCTTGAGTAAAAATCTATATGGTAATTTTTAGCCTGCTGTTAGCATAAGAGAGAACATTATTTATTGCCGTTATTTAACCCATTTAAGAAATATCGCTAGTATGACTAGAAAGTATCAGTTGAGACATTCGTGAAAATATACCATCTTACCCAACTGAGGTCATGTATTCTGATGTACGTAGACTGTCAGTTCCACACACGAGTTTAACTTGTACAAAGTCCACATAAATTCGCTTGCCGTAGCTGACTGATGCTTTGACGGAAAACGTTTACAGCTTTTATGCATTTTGTTGACTTTTCTGTCTGGGTCATGCTGTTTGTGAATTATTTCTGTATGTATAAATTACTCTTTGCCATTATAACGTGTATATTGGGAGGTGTACATTGAAAGCAAATTAGGAAAATATACATTGCGTGAGCAATATTTTGTGGGAATGATTGTTATGGTCTTACTGAACTGCTGTTTTAATTAATTCAGTGAAGACGACGCCTCGGATTGGATGGGATGTTTGCATCTTTATTAAAAAGACCTTTGACATCTGTCGACATGGACAGCTGGTATAGTTTGTAGGGCCTATAACAGGGCTctccaactctggtcctggagaactactat encodes:
- the atad1b gene encoding outer mitochondrial transmembrane helix translocase; translated protein: MVLKEIPAENLTRPLGRNEVIGLLFRLTIFGAVTYFTIKWMVDAIDPTRKQKVEAQKQAEKLMRQIGVKNVKLSEYEMSIAAHLVDPLSMQINWSDIAGLDDVITELKDTVILPIRKRHLFENSRLLQPPKGVLLYGPPGCGKTLIAKATAREAGFRFINLQPSTLTDKWYGESQKLAAAVFSLAIKLQPSIIFIDEIDSFLRSRSSSDHEATAMMKAQFMSLWDGLDTDFNCQVIIMGATNRPQDLDSAILRRMPTRFHINQPNVRQREEILRLILHNENVEHLVDLVEVAKETEGFSGSDLREMCRDAALTCVRDFVHSNEENRAEEDYIRPIQQLDLQRAIQKMRKSKLAGSQNILVHAALD